A DNA window from Macrobrachium rosenbergii isolate ZJJX-2024 chromosome 41, ASM4041242v1, whole genome shotgun sequence contains the following coding sequences:
- the LOC136827218 gene encoding uncharacterized protein, with translation MNRRDRNLVLRRGGITTLRDNGLSIRAIARDAGVSLTSVQMWIRWEESGNLNDLPRPEGPRKTTPAENDAIVRAAREQPLTNAEVIREDLGLEVSSMTGRRRLHAAGIHHTTSATKELLTERHKAGRLDFVQRHADRAMDFWGRVIFTDEKCFSSTSHGKLHWPILFMHDQVSHSHCSELLISSVVCRTG, from the exons ATGAATCGAAGGGACAGAAATCTGGTGCTGCGGCGAGGAGGAATTACCACTTTACGCGACAATGGCCTCTCGATACGAGCCATTGCACGTGATGCTGGTGTGTCCCTCACCTCAGTACAGATGTGGATAAGGTGGGAGGAGAGTGGCAACTTGAACGACTTGC CTAGGCCAGAAGGTCCACGGAAAACCACCCCAGCTGAGAATGACGCCATTGTCAGGGCGGCTCGAGAGCAACCCTTAACCAACGCCGAGGTCATTCGTGAAGACCTTGGATTAGAGGTGTCATCGATGACAGGACGACGTAGACTCCACGCTGCCGGGATTCATCACACAACTTCAGCGACGAAGGAGCTCTTGACGGAACGACATAAGGCGGGAAGGCTTGATTTTGTGCAACGTCACGCTGACAGGGCTATGGACTTTTGGGGCCGGGTCATCTTTACTGACGAGAAGTGCTTCTCATCCACATCACATGGGAAACTGCATT GGCCCATCCTGTTCATGCACGACCAGGTGTCCCATTCACACTGCTcggagttgttaatcagctcagtggtttgccGGACAGGATAA